In the genome of Dyadobacter fermentans DSM 18053, the window GTACTTCAAAAAGCCGTCGCGCCGTGGCCGACCCGCCCGGCCAGCGGTAAGTGAGGTCGTTCACCTTGCTCTCCGAAAGCCGGATACCCACGATAAAACGTTCCGGCAATGCCGCTTTCACCGCCTGGTATACTTCCATCAGAAACCGCAGCCTGTTCCGCTCGTCGCCGCCGTATTGGTCGGTTCGGAGGTTGGTATGCGGGGTAATGAACTGGTCGAACAGGTAACCGTTGGCCGCATGCAGCTCCACGCCATCGAAACCAGCCTGCTGTGCAAGTAAGGCGGCATTTACATAACCTTCCCTGACATTTTGAAAATCCTCCTGCTGCATTGCCCGGGGCACTGGAAAAGGACTTGGAGCGCTGGTGAAGTCCGTTGTTCGCAAACCTACGGGCCTCACGGCCGAAGGCGCGATCGTTTCGTCGCTGAACTCCGACAATGCGCCGGCATGCATCAGCTGGCTGATGATCACCGCATCGTGCTGGTGCACGGCGTCGGCCACCCGTTTCCAGCCCTCCATTTGTTCCGCATTCACGAGTCCTGGCTGATCGTAGTTCGCCTTACTGAACAGCGTGTCGGTGAAAGTACCTTCGGTGATTATCATTCCGAAGCCCCCGGCGGCAAATGCTTCGTAATAGTCCGCCATTTCCTGTGTAGGCACGCCCGCGGCTGTGGCGCTTACGCGCGTCATCGGTGCTACCACCAACCTGTTTGCCAAGGCTTTACCCTGCATTTCGGCAGGGTCGAATATCGTCTTTCTAATCGTTTCCATACTTCGTTTTTTGATTACAAAAGTACCGGGCCGATCAGCCAGAGGACGTATAACTATTTTAATAAAACCCCTTAAACTTGTTTAATGCCGGGGGCGTCGGGCCGGGTGGCCTGCTTGCGGATCTGGCTCAGGAAAACGGGCGTAATGCCGAGGTAGGAAGCAATATGGCGCTGCGGCATGCGCTGTTCGAGGGTCGGGTATCTGGCAATGAGCGCTTCATACCGCTCTGCGCCGGTCATGGAAATGGCATTCAGGATGCGCTGGTCCTGGGCGATGCCGCTCTTTTGTTCGAGTATGCGCCAGAAGCGTTCGAAGACGGGAATATCACGGTACAGCTGTTCGAGGTCGTCCTTTTCAATTTGTAATAAAACTGAACTTTCCAGCGCCACAATGTTGCGCGTGGCGGGTACCTGCAAATGGTAACTGGTGGAATCGGTGATCCACCAGTCCTCCATCGCGAAATGCAGCGTGTGGTCATTCCCCTTCTCATC includes:
- a CDS encoding oxidoreductase, encoding METIRKTIFDPAEMQGKALANRLVVAPMTRVSATAAGVPTQEMADYYEAFAAGGFGMIITEGTFTDTLFSKANYDQPGLVNAEQMEGWKRVADAVHQHDAVIISQLMHAGALSEFSDETIAPSAVRPVGLRTTDFTSAPSPFPVPRAMQQEDFQNVREGYVNAALLAQQAGFDGVELHAANGYLFDQFITPHTNLRTDQYGGDERNRLRFLMEVYQAVKAALPERFIVGIRLSESKVNDLTYRWPGGSATARRLFEVLSEINPDYVHIAAEGGRWERECLYPDGLSSNSIAKSILRSPVIANGGMHDVALAETLLNSGAADLVSIGRAAIATPDWPQRIAAGEPVVPFYKELIKPSLTLAHTRRVKAQQQESDLCLS
- a CDS encoding Crp/Fnr family transcriptional regulator; the protein is MEKDPALHSMILGHVQRRIALTPAEQDHFVSLLKIRRLLPRQYLVQQGDICRYENYVCKGFLRSFYVDEKGNDHTLHFAMEDWWITDSTSYHLQVPATRNIVALESSVLLQIEKDDLEQLYRDIPVFERFWRILEQKSGIAQDQRILNAISMTGAERYEALIARYPTLEQRMPQRHIASYLGITPVFLSQIRKQATRPDAPGIKQV